A single region of the Arvicanthis niloticus isolate mArvNil1 unplaced genomic scaffold, mArvNil1.pat.X pat_scaffold_313_arrow_ctg1, whole genome shotgun sequence genome encodes:
- the LOC117701896 gene encoding olfactory receptor 1468-like codes for MIMNNKTVISQFLLLGLPIPPEHQYLFYALFLVMYLTTVLGNLIIIILIHLDSHLHTPMYLFLSNLSFSDLCFSSVTMPKLLQNMHSQDTSISYAGCLTQMYFLLVFGDLESFLLLVMAYDRYVAICFPLHYTNIMSPTLCVCLVLMSWVFNMLYSMLHTLLLARLSFCEDNVIHHFFCDISALLKLACSDIHINELMILILGGLTMVIPFLLIVVSYVQIVSSILKISSTRVIQKIFSTCGSHLSVVSLFYGTIFGLYLCPSANNSTVKETVMAMMCTVVTPMLNPFIYSLRNKDMKQALIRVLCKKKISLS; via the coding sequence ATGATAATGAACAACAAAACTGTCatctctcagttcctcctcctgGGCCTGCCCATCCCCCCAGAGCACCAGTACCTGTTCTATGCCCTGTTCCTGGTCATGTACCTCACCACTGTCCTGGGaaacctcatcatcatcatcctcattcaTCTGGACTCCcatctccacacacccatgtacttgtTTCTCAGCAACTTGTCCTTCTCTgatctctgcttttcctctgtcACAATGCCCAAGTTGCTGCAGAACATGCATAGCCAGGACACATCCATCTCCTATGCAGGCTGCCTGACACAAATGtactttttattggtttttggAGACCTGGAGAGCTTTCTTCTTTTggtcatggcctatgaccgctatgtggccatctgcttccctctgcattaTACCAACATCATGAGtcccacactctgtgtgtgtctagtgCTGATGTCCTGGGTATTTAACATGTTGTATTCCATGTTGCACACTCTACTCTTGGCTAGATTGTCATTCTGTGAAGACAATGTTATCCACCACTTTTTCTGTGACATATCTGCTTTGCTTAAGTTGGCCTGCTCTGACATTcatattaatgaattaatgatATTAATCTTGGGAGGGCTTACTATGGTCATTCCATTCTTACTCATTGTTGTGTCTTATGTACAAATTGTCTCCTCCATTCTGAAGATTTCTTCTACTCGGGTTATACAAAAGATTTTCTCCACCTGTGGATCCCACCTGTCTGTGGTCTCACTGTTCTATGGAACAATTTTTGGTCTGTACTTATGTCCATCAGCTAATAACTCTACTGTGAAGGAGACTGTCATGGCTATGATGTGCACAGTGGTGACCCCTATGCTGAACCCCTTTatctacagcctgaggaacaAAGATATGAAACAGGCCCTAATAAGAGTCCTTTGCAAGAAGAAAATCTCTTTGTCATGA